The proteins below are encoded in one region of Shewanella algae:
- the fliN gene encoding flagellar motor switch protein FliN, which produces MIKVDGQTSLSDDFLLDNELLEEPLTSVQVKPSRDMSFFKQLPVQVTLELASTEMTLGELTHMGQGDVIALDRMVGEPLDIRVNGALLGRGEVVEVNGRYGVRLLEVVASGATLVKE; this is translated from the coding sequence ATGATCAAAGTGGATGGACAAACATCGCTGAGTGATGATTTTTTACTCGACAATGAACTGCTCGAAGAGCCGTTGACCTCGGTACAGGTAAAGCCCTCCCGGGATATGAGCTTCTTCAAGCAGTTGCCTGTGCAGGTCACTCTGGAACTGGCCAGTACTGAGATGACACTCGGCGAACTCACCCATATGGGACAGGGGGATGTTATCGCCCTGGATCGCATGGTGGGTGAGCCTTTGGATATCCGGGTCAATGGCGCCCTGCTCGGACGCGGCGAAGTGGTTGAAGTCAATGGTCGTTACGGTGTGCGGCTGCTGGAGGTCGTTGCCAGTGGCGCAACCTTGGTCAAAGAATAG
- the pbpG gene encoding D-alanyl-D-alanine endopeptidase — protein sequence MRRLTSLIILLCCCLPVWAAQKLPARAELQQLASASAMLVDLETGEVLYEDNPQQVQPIASITKLMTALVTLDAKLPLNERIAVDVSQADIMQNVVSRIRIGSELKRKEALALALMSSENRAAATLAHHYPGGYQAFIKAMNAKAAELGMTDSRFVEPTGLSEQNVSSARDLVKLLREARKYPLIGELSSVPNRSVMFRKPRYNLAFYNTNRLVNKKNWQIHLTKTGYTDDAGHCLVMLTQMAKREVAFVVLDAFGKLTHLADAGRLKKWLETGKVSPVPQEALDYKQQKQTERQALAATR from the coding sequence ATGCGAAGACTTACCAGCTTAATAATATTGCTGTGCTGCTGTCTGCCGGTTTGGGCGGCGCAAAAATTACCGGCCAGGGCCGAGCTGCAACAGCTGGCCTCGGCCAGCGCCATGCTAGTGGATCTGGAAACCGGCGAGGTCCTCTATGAGGACAACCCACAGCAGGTACAGCCCATAGCCTCGATAACCAAGTTGATGACGGCGCTGGTGACACTGGATGCCAAGTTGCCGCTCAACGAGCGGATTGCCGTGGATGTCAGTCAGGCCGATATCATGCAAAACGTGGTGTCCCGTATCCGTATCGGCAGTGAGTTGAAACGCAAAGAAGCACTGGCGCTGGCGTTGATGTCTTCGGAAAATCGCGCCGCCGCGACCCTGGCACATCACTACCCCGGCGGCTACCAGGCCTTTATCAAAGCGATGAATGCCAAGGCGGCAGAACTGGGGATGACTGACAGCCGCTTTGTCGAACCCACAGGGCTGTCGGAGCAGAATGTCTCCAGCGCCAGAGACCTGGTCAAACTGCTGCGTGAAGCCAGGAAATACCCTCTGATCGGCGAACTGAGTTCGGTCCCCAACCGTAGCGTCATGTTTCGTAAGCCAAGATATAACCTGGCGTTTTACAACACCAATCGCCTGGTGAACAAGAAAAACTGGCAGATCCACCTCACCAAGACGGGTTATACCGATGACGCCGGCCACTGTCTGGTTATGCTGACCCAAATGGCCAAGCGGGAAGTCGCCTTTGTGGTACTGGATGCCTTCGGCAAGCTGACCCATTTGGCCGATGCCGGCCGCCTGAAGAAGTGGCTGGAAACCGGCAAAGTCAGTCCGGTTCCCCAAGAAGCACTGGACTATAAACAGCAAAAGCAAACAGAACGTCAGGCCTTGGCCGCCACCCGTTAA
- a CDS encoding glutamine amidotransferase-related protein has protein sequence MKVHFIQHESFEGPGVLANWCRARGYEASYTRLWLGESLPQSLQGVGLLVVLGGPQSPATGIAECHYFDARAEQALIARAIAGQVAVLGICLGAQLIGEALGASFEPSPEVEIGFFPVTLTAAGRVHPGLESFGDSVTLGHWHHDMPGLTADSKVLAFSEVCPRQIVEYGARVYGFQCHLEFDAEAIEALISHSAAEFSQPHPWVQPPDVLRQAETQEMNVLLWQFLDWLVR, from the coding sequence GTGAAGGTACATTTTATTCAACATGAGTCTTTCGAAGGGCCGGGGGTTTTGGCGAACTGGTGTCGCGCGCGCGGCTATGAAGCCAGCTATACCCGCCTCTGGCTTGGTGAATCCTTGCCGCAGAGCCTCCAAGGCGTAGGTTTATTGGTTGTGCTCGGAGGCCCACAGTCACCGGCAACCGGCATTGCCGAGTGCCACTATTTTGATGCCCGGGCGGAACAGGCCTTGATAGCCAGAGCCATTGCCGGGCAGGTGGCTGTGTTGGGTATCTGTTTGGGAGCACAGCTGATTGGCGAGGCGCTCGGTGCTTCTTTCGAACCCAGCCCAGAGGTTGAGATAGGCTTCTTTCCCGTGACCTTAACCGCGGCCGGCAGGGTGCATCCAGGCCTGGAAAGCTTCGGCGACAGTGTCACTCTGGGGCATTGGCACCATGATATGCCTGGGCTGACGGCCGATAGCAAGGTGTTGGCATTCAGTGAGGTATGTCCGAGGCAGATAGTGGAATATGGTGCCAGAGTGTACGGCTTTCAGTGCCATCTGGAATTTGACGCCGAGGCGATAGAGGCGCTTATCAGTCACAGTGCCGCCGAGTTTAGTCAGCCCCATCCTTGGGTGCAGCCACCTGATGTACTGCGCCAGGCCGAGACTCAGGAGATGAATGTCTTGCTATGGCAATTTCTGGACTGGCTGGTGCGCTGA
- the flhA gene encoding flagellar biosynthesis protein FlhA — MNWLRLLTANKSHAMVPLLLLTLMAMIILPLPPWLLDVMFTFNIVLAIMVLLVSVSIRRPLDFSIFPTLLLLATLLRLTLNVASTRVVLIRGHEGGDAAGKVIQAFGEVVIGGNYVVGAVVFLILMIINFVVITKGGERISEVSARFTLDALPGKQMAIDADLNAGLLTQDQARERRKEVAAEADFYGSMDGASKFVRGDAIAGLLILAINIIGGICIGIFMHDLSGTEAFKTYALLTIGDGLVAQIPSLLLATAAAIVVTRVSDAEEMPAQFNEQLLANPKTLATAALVMLIMGLVPGMPTWVFLSAALLLGFVAYRQYRTKPVIMPPPQAKQAGEALSEPQAPSWDSLPYVDAIEVKLGYRLVSLVEKERGAELMKRLTGIRRTLSEQAGYLLPEVRVRDNLALSPTHYQICIMGTLVATAELDPERLLAIRSSNVFGELDGIITRDPAYNMEAVWIEQEKKANALNLGYSVVDNATVIATHVAKLLRERMAELLQHDDVISLNERLARQAPKLAESLSQALSPIQQLKVYRLLLREQVSLRDILTIGTTLLDCSENSKDPVLLAADVRCALRQAIVQAICGDVPQLKVMTLTPELERQLMSALSTAQQQGSVSLDGFPVDPQLLAQLQQKMPQLLAEAKAAGHHPILLVPPQLRPLLGRYALAFSRGLNVLSYNEISENKDIMVAGQLG, encoded by the coding sequence ATGAACTGGCTGCGATTACTTACCGCCAATAAGTCCCATGCCATGGTGCCATTGCTGCTACTGACCCTGATGGCGATGATCATTCTGCCGCTGCCGCCTTGGCTGCTGGATGTGATGTTCACCTTCAACATAGTACTGGCCATCATGGTGTTGCTGGTGAGTGTGTCGATTCGGCGGCCGCTGGACTTTTCCATTTTCCCGACCCTCTTGTTGCTGGCGACCCTGCTGCGACTCACACTGAACGTGGCATCGACCCGGGTGGTGCTGATCCGCGGCCATGAAGGCGGTGATGCCGCCGGTAAGGTGATCCAGGCGTTCGGTGAAGTGGTGATCGGCGGCAACTATGTGGTTGGCGCCGTAGTGTTCCTGATCCTGATGATCATCAACTTTGTGGTGATTACCAAGGGTGGCGAGCGGATCTCCGAAGTATCGGCCCGCTTTACCCTGGATGCGCTTCCCGGCAAGCAAATGGCGATAGATGCCGATCTCAATGCCGGTTTGCTGACCCAGGATCAGGCGCGGGAGCGGCGTAAAGAAGTCGCCGCGGAAGCTGACTTTTATGGCTCTATGGACGGTGCTTCCAAGTTTGTTCGCGGCGATGCCATTGCCGGCTTGTTGATCCTGGCAATCAACATCATAGGCGGTATCTGTATCGGCATCTTTATGCATGATCTCAGCGGCACAGAGGCGTTCAAGACCTATGCACTCTTGACCATAGGTGACGGTCTGGTGGCGCAGATCCCATCGCTGCTGCTGGCAACTGCTGCGGCGATTGTAGTCACCCGGGTTTCAGATGCCGAAGAGATGCCGGCCCAGTTCAACGAACAACTGCTGGCCAATCCCAAAACCCTGGCGACTGCGGCGCTGGTGATGTTGATCATGGGTCTGGTACCCGGCATGCCCACTTGGGTATTCCTCAGTGCCGCGTTGTTGCTGGGGTTTGTCGCCTACAGACAGTACCGCACCAAGCCGGTAATCATGCCACCGCCACAGGCCAAACAGGCCGGCGAGGCCCTGAGCGAACCTCAAGCGCCCAGCTGGGACAGCCTGCCCTATGTCGATGCGATAGAGGTCAAGCTGGGTTATCGCCTGGTGTCTCTGGTGGAAAAAGAGCGCGGCGCCGAACTGATGAAACGCCTGACCGGAATTCGCCGCACTCTGTCGGAACAGGCGGGCTATCTGCTGCCGGAAGTCAGGGTCAGGGATAACCTGGCGCTGAGCCCCACTCACTACCAAATCTGCATAATGGGTACCTTGGTGGCCACGGCAGAACTGGACCCAGAGCGACTGCTGGCGATTCGCAGCAGCAATGTTTTTGGTGAGCTGGACGGCATCATCACCCGGGATCCTGCCTATAACATGGAGGCGGTCTGGATAGAGCAGGAAAAGAAAGCCAATGCGCTGAACCTGGGCTATTCCGTCGTGGACAACGCCACTGTGATCGCCACCCATGTCGCTAAGTTGCTGCGGGAGCGAATGGCCGAGCTATTGCAGCACGATGATGTGATTTCACTCAATGAACGACTGGCGCGCCAGGCCCCCAAGCTGGCCGAGTCACTGAGCCAGGCGCTGTCGCCGATTCAACAGCTCAAGGTCTACCGGCTACTGCTCAGGGAACAGGTTTCTTTGCGGGATATATTGACCATAGGCACCACACTGCTGGATTGCAGTGAAAACAGCAAAGATCCCGTGCTGTTGGCGGCAGATGTTCGCTGCGCGCTAAGGCAGGCGATAGTACAGGCCATCTGTGGAGATGTGCCTCAGCTCAAGGTGATGACCCTGACCCCAGAGCTTGAGCGACAACTGATGAGTGCCCTGAGCACCGCCCAGCAGCAAGGCAGCGTGTCACTGGATGGTTTCCCTGTGGATCCACAGTTGCTGGCGCAGCTGCAGCAAAAAATGCCCCAGCTGTTGGCCGAGGCCAAGGCCGCCGGACATCACCCTATCCTACTGGTGCCGCCTCAGTTGCGCCCGCTGCTGGGCCGTTATGCTCTGGCATTTTCAAGAGGTCTTAATGTGTTGTCTTACAATGAGATTTCTGAAAACAAAGACATTATGGTCGCCGGTCAGTTGGGATAA
- a CDS encoding flagellar biosynthetic protein FliQ yields the protein MELSELTSFFSDAIYLAVLMVLVLISPGLLLGLLIAIFQAATQVNEQTLSFLPKLVLTLLMVLFAGQWLVQKLLDLFNQLFLSIPHVIG from the coding sequence ATGGAGCTGAGTGAACTGACAAGCTTCTTCTCCGATGCCATCTACCTTGCGGTATTGATGGTATTGGTGTTGATCAGCCCGGGCCTATTGCTGGGTCTGTTGATCGCCATCTTTCAGGCCGCCACTCAGGTCAATGAGCAGACCCTGAGCTTTCTGCCCAAGTTGGTACTGACTCTGCTAATGGTGCTGTTCGCCGGCCAGTGGCTGGTGCAGAAGCTGCTCGATCTGTTCAACCAGCTGTTCCTCTCTATCCCCCATGTGATTGGCTAA
- the fliR gene encoding flagellar biosynthetic protein FliR, giving the protein MLSLTTDYLQQLLGSFWWPFSRLLGAFLVMPFLGHIHVPVLIRVLLALLLAALIIPILPAVPVLDALSFRAVLLALEQLLLGMMLGLFLSIMLHILSLLSTILSMQMGLSMALANDPGSSSSQPLLGQMLVMYGTLLFLALDGHLVAIGVIVDSFRLWPIGNGLFDLPLMQLIGQFGWMFAAALMLALPAVMAMLVVNLTFGVLSRSAPSLNIFALGFPMTMIMGLVCVLLSFSTLPDRYSNFCLDALFAMHQFLGGSQ; this is encoded by the coding sequence ATGCTGAGCCTGACGACAGACTATCTGCAGCAACTGCTCGGCTCTTTCTGGTGGCCTTTCAGTCGTCTTCTGGGGGCTTTTCTGGTGATGCCTTTCCTCGGCCATATCCATGTCCCCGTATTGATTAGAGTATTGTTGGCACTGCTGCTGGCGGCGCTGATCATTCCGATACTACCGGCGGTTCCCGTCCTCGACGCACTCTCATTCAGGGCAGTATTGCTGGCGCTGGAACAACTGCTGCTGGGCATGATGCTGGGACTGTTTCTCAGCATCATGCTGCATATCCTCAGCCTGCTGAGTACCATTTTGTCGATGCAGATGGGGCTCTCCATGGCGCTGGCCAACGACCCCGGCAGCAGCAGTAGCCAACCTCTGCTAGGGCAGATGCTGGTAATGTACGGCACCCTGCTGTTTCTGGCGTTGGACGGGCACTTGGTTGCCATCGGCGTCATAGTGGACAGCTTCCGCCTCTGGCCCATAGGCAACGGCCTGTTCGACCTGCCCTTGATGCAACTCATCGGCCAGTTTGGCTGGATGTTTGCCGCCGCCTTGATGCTGGCGCTGCCGGCGGTAATGGCGATGTTGGTGGTCAACCTGACATTCGGGGTGCTCAGCCGCTCGGCACCCTCTTTGAATATCTTTGCCCTGGGTTTTCCCATGACCATGATCATGGGGCTTGTCTGTGTCCTGCTGTCGTTCTCGACCCTGCCGGACAGGTATAGCAACTTTTGCCTCGACGCCCTGTTTGCCATGCATCAGTTTTTGGGAGGGAGCCAATGA
- the flhB gene encoding flagellar biosynthesis protein FlhB, translating to MSQSSSQDKTEKASSHKLRKAREKGQTPRSKDLGACVLMIAGSLLLSNSGDWLAQQLMQQTELHMLVSRENLDTPGMMQSHLAAALLGILELLGPLFLMILLLAAIVGGLPGGHVFNLGNAGFKWSRIAPLSGLKRMCGTRSLVELGKSCLKVSLLIGIMLLFLKHDFDHLLYLSQQDLLQGASTGLQLLSDYILYLGLGMLVIALVDVPYQLWQHYKELRMSKQEVKDEHKQMEGKPEIKARIRQLQQQFARSRASVAVPQADVLMVNPSHYAVALKYDPARAEAPFVLCKGRDEVALYMQQIAKQHGVEILRIPPLTRAIFHSTAVEQQIPAALFKAVAHVLNYVLQIQAARAGRKPMPAPLPEFHIPPHLRHD from the coding sequence ATGAGTCAATCATCCTCCCAGGATAAAACCGAAAAGGCCAGTAGTCACAAGCTGCGCAAGGCCAGAGAGAAAGGCCAAACCCCGCGCTCGAAGGATCTCGGCGCCTGTGTGCTGATGATTGCCGGTTCCCTGCTGCTGAGCAACAGCGGCGATTGGCTGGCGCAGCAGCTGATGCAACAGACTGAGCTGCATATGCTGGTCAGCCGCGAAAACCTGGATACCCCGGGAATGATGCAGAGTCACTTGGCTGCTGCGCTGCTGGGGATACTCGAGCTGCTGGGACCGCTGTTTCTGATGATACTGCTGCTGGCCGCCATAGTGGGCGGCTTGCCCGGTGGCCATGTCTTCAACCTAGGCAATGCGGGCTTCAAGTGGAGTCGTATCGCCCCCTTGAGCGGTCTCAAGCGCATGTGTGGCACCCGCTCCCTGGTAGAGCTGGGGAAATCTTGCCTGAAAGTCAGCTTGCTTATCGGGATCATGCTGCTGTTTTTAAAGCATGATTTTGATCACTTGCTCTACCTGAGTCAGCAGGATCTGCTGCAGGGTGCCAGCACAGGGCTGCAACTGCTCAGTGACTACATCCTCTATCTGGGACTGGGAATGCTGGTGATAGCCTTGGTCGATGTGCCCTACCAACTCTGGCAGCACTACAAAGAGCTGAGGATGAGTAAGCAGGAGGTCAAGGATGAACATAAACAGATGGAGGGTAAGCCGGAAATCAAGGCCAGAATACGCCAACTGCAACAACAGTTTGCCCGTTCCCGCGCTTCAGTCGCCGTACCTCAGGCCGATGTGTTGATGGTCAACCCCAGCCACTATGCCGTGGCACTCAAGTATGACCCAGCCAGGGCCGAGGCCCCCTTCGTTCTCTGTAAGGGCCGCGATGAAGTCGCCCTCTATATGCAACAGATTGCCAAGCAGCACGGCGTCGAAATCCTCAGGATCCCGCCGTTGACCCGCGCCATCTTCCACTCGACGGCAGTGGAGCAACAGATCCCCGCGGCGCTGTTCAAGGCCGTGGCCCATGTACTCAATTACGTCTTGCAGATCCAGGCGGCCCGGGCCGGACGCAAACCCATGCCGGCACCGCTGCCGGAATTTCATATTCCACCCCACTTGCGACATGACTAA
- a CDS encoding sigma-54 dependent transcriptional regulator, which produces MEQEGFNIIEGISSWLALVDVSACSPEQVAGRLHRQRAHNLVALLQPEQTELAVKAMQAGAQDYLLLPLDESQLIKLLFRLRQMEQEDSELVVASPLSRQLLMLAHRTAKADTTVLLTGESGTGKEPLAHFIHRHSSRREQPFVAVNCAAIPEQILESVLFGHVKGAFTGASADQPGKFELAEGGTLLLDEIAELPLSLQAKLLRVLQEREVERVGGHKIIPLNIRVIAATNKNLKEAVSQGRFREDLYYRLDVLTLELKPLRERAEDIIPLAEHFIQLYGYLTNGQECYLSDAAKNSLINYNWPGNVRELENVIQRALVMRHGTILQVVDLGIRLPENIASVNSIPEPSNGLKASKKHAEFQYVIEILKRFGGHRSRSADALGMTTRALRYKLVQMRDAGIDIDSLLAKAKAA; this is translated from the coding sequence ATGGAACAGGAAGGGTTTAATATCATTGAAGGGATCAGCAGCTGGCTGGCGCTGGTCGATGTTTCTGCCTGCAGCCCCGAGCAGGTAGCCGGACGTCTGCATCGACAGCGGGCCCACAATTTGGTGGCGTTGCTGCAACCTGAGCAGACTGAGCTGGCGGTCAAGGCCATGCAGGCCGGGGCTCAGGACTACCTGCTGCTGCCCCTGGATGAAAGCCAACTGATCAAGCTGCTGTTTCGCCTGAGGCAGATGGAGCAGGAAGACAGCGAATTGGTGGTGGCTTCTCCCCTGAGTCGGCAGCTGTTGATGCTAGCCCACAGAACCGCCAAGGCGGATACCACAGTTTTGCTCACCGGCGAGAGTGGTACCGGCAAAGAGCCGCTGGCACATTTCATTCATCGCCATTCCAGTCGCAGAGAGCAGCCCTTCGTGGCGGTGAACTGCGCCGCCATTCCTGAGCAGATACTCGAGTCGGTACTATTTGGCCATGTTAAAGGTGCCTTTACCGGGGCCAGCGCAGATCAACCGGGCAAATTCGAGTTGGCAGAAGGTGGCACTCTGTTGTTGGATGAAATAGCGGAACTGCCTTTATCTTTGCAGGCAAAACTCTTGCGGGTATTGCAGGAGAGAGAAGTCGAAAGAGTCGGCGGTCATAAAATCATTCCTTTGAACATACGCGTTATTGCAGCTACCAACAAAAATTTAAAAGAAGCTGTATCTCAAGGCCGATTCCGGGAAGATCTTTATTATCGTTTGGATGTGTTGACACTGGAATTAAAACCCCTTAGGGAAAGGGCGGAAGATATTATTCCGCTTGCGGAACATTTTATTCAGCTTTATGGCTATTTGACCAATGGTCAAGAATGTTATTTAAGCGATGCGGCTAAAAATTCGCTAATTAATTATAACTGGCCTGGTAATGTCAGAGAGCTGGAAAATGTCATTCAGCGGGCATTGGTTATGCGTCATGGCACTATTTTACAGGTTGTCGATTTAGGCATCAGGCTGCCGGAAAATATTGCAAGTGTAAATTCCATTCCGGAACCTTCCAATGGGCTTAAAGCCTCCAAGAAACATGCAGAGTTCCAATATGTGATTGAGATTTTGAAGCGTTTTGGCGGTCACCGCAGTCGCAGTGCCGATGCTTTGGGAATGACCACCCGGGCACTGCGCTACAAGCTGGTACAGATGCGGGATGCGGGCATAGATATCGACAGCCTTTTAGCCAAGGCCAAGGCCGCCTGA
- a CDS encoding flagellar motor switch protein FliM, with product MIRTELTPGETLLKSCNKHHWFAFKYQRKLLGLLRIDRCTLEQLASSYYGGQSGKLYSPLGAPTQSEFRLGLKLMQAVLESMPFDPIKPDELQIELSGAETEYRVAALWSMSFPDSHYTSPMLFAMTDELLGRIGQAAPQYQQADNLEQALEQQLTQIPVKLKLELGWQPMPVQALAELQPGEIIPLNLHQRCPISLGGLTLFYGSVHSHQGKLVARLNQDAFQQNEDDQSGWTNIAE from the coding sequence TTGATTCGTACCGAATTAACGCCCGGTGAAACTCTGCTGAAAAGTTGTAATAAACATCATTGGTTTGCCTTTAAATATCAACGCAAGCTATTGGGTTTATTGCGAATTGATCGCTGTACCCTCGAACAGCTGGCCAGCAGCTACTATGGCGGTCAATCCGGCAAGCTGTACTCGCCGCTGGGAGCGCCGACTCAGTCGGAATTTCGCTTGGGGCTCAAACTGATGCAGGCGGTGCTGGAAAGCATGCCCTTTGATCCCATCAAGCCGGACGAACTGCAGATAGAACTGTCCGGTGCCGAGACTGAATACAGGGTCGCGGCCCTTTGGTCGATGAGCTTTCCGGACAGCCATTACACCAGTCCTATGTTGTTTGCCATGACAGACGAACTGCTGGGACGTATCGGTCAGGCTGCCCCCCAATATCAACAAGCCGACAATCTCGAACAGGCACTGGAACAACAACTGACCCAGATCCCGGTCAAGCTCAAGCTGGAGCTGGGCTGGCAACCCATGCCGGTACAAGCTCTGGCCGAACTGCAGCCCGGGGAAATCATTCCACTGAATCTGCATCAACGCTGCCCGATTTCACTGGGAGGGCTGACTTTGTTCTACGGCTCGGTACACAGCCACCAAGGCAAGTTGGTCGCTCGCCTGAATCAAGATGCTTTCCAACAAAATGAGGATGATCAAAGTGGATGGACAAACATCGCTGAGTGA
- a CDS encoding OmpA family protein, which yields MLKPLTLALCFLLFSAISFAEPITQTVTYRVAADDDAWQLSSSPFGCRLSVAVAGAGLLQLELLPGQHSNLSLISSWLNQAHSVNASVGYPAWGEGFPGKVQSRQMQWQTGKASLRSGELGVFIKGLEQGWRWTFELGQSDGFLLEVDTLSARSQLQPLRQCRQQLLPQDYDYVHDLSIFYPSGIAGMDSSMQADIQAVARYVAVDRNIKKILIDGHADDGSSRLADLVLSKDRVENVVAALVELGVKRQMIEARHHGNRQPYSKEQSEVNRRVRIRLVKAV from the coding sequence GTGTTGAAGCCTTTGACCCTAGCCCTGTGTTTCTTGCTGTTCAGCGCTATCAGTTTCGCAGAACCCATCACGCAGACGGTGACCTACAGAGTGGCCGCGGACGATGATGCCTGGCAACTGAGTAGCAGCCCCTTTGGTTGCCGGCTCAGCGTTGCTGTTGCCGGAGCCGGCTTACTGCAGCTGGAACTACTGCCAGGGCAACATTCCAACTTGTCCCTGATCTCCTCCTGGCTCAATCAAGCCCACAGCGTAAACGCCAGCGTTGGCTATCCGGCATGGGGCGAGGGATTTCCGGGCAAGGTGCAGAGCCGGCAGATGCAATGGCAAACAGGAAAGGCCAGCCTGAGAAGCGGGGAACTGGGCGTCTTTATCAAGGGGCTGGAGCAGGGATGGCGCTGGACATTTGAACTTGGACAAAGTGATGGATTCCTGCTTGAGGTCGATACCCTCAGTGCCCGAAGCCAGTTACAACCCTTGCGCCAGTGCCGCCAACAACTGCTCCCACAAGATTATGACTATGTTCATGATTTATCTATTTTTTACCCCTCAGGAATCGCTGGAATGGATTCGTCCATGCAGGCCGATATTCAAGCCGTGGCCCGTTATGTGGCGGTGGATCGCAACATCAAAAAAATCCTGATCGATGGTCACGCAGACGACGGCAGCTCCAGGCTGGCGGATCTGGTATTGAGCAAAGACAGAGTGGAAAACGTGGTGGCGGCTCTGGTGGAGCTGGGGGTGAAACGGCAGATGATAGAAGCCAGACATCATGGCAATCGTCAGCCCTATTCCAAGGAACAGTCCGAAGTGAATCGTAGAGTACGGATTCGACTGGTCAAAGCGGTATGA
- the fliP gene encoding flagellar type III secretion system pore protein FliP (The bacterial flagellar biogenesis protein FliP forms a type III secretion system (T3SS)-type pore required for flagellar assembly.), producing the protein MTLFTLDDGQQAQKVNIKLEILAMMTVMSLLPAMLLMMTSFTRIIIVLVILRQALGLQQSPPNKVLIGIALVLSMFIMQPVGKEIYQKAYLPYDQGQIELPQAIAIAEQPLRHFMLAQTRETDLEQMLKIAQEPLTLTQEQIPFFVILPAYVLSELKTAFQIGFLLYLPFLVIDLVVASVLMSMGMMMLSPLIISLPFKLLIFVLADGWSMTVSTLTASFG; encoded by the coding sequence ATGACACTCTTCACCCTAGACGACGGTCAACAGGCACAAAAGGTCAACATCAAGCTGGAAATTCTGGCGATGATGACAGTGATGAGCCTGTTACCCGCCATGCTGCTGATGATGACCAGTTTCACCCGTATCATCATAGTACTGGTAATTTTGCGTCAGGCCTTGGGTTTGCAACAGAGCCCGCCCAACAAAGTATTGATAGGTATCGCCCTGGTACTCAGCATGTTTATCATGCAACCCGTGGGCAAGGAGATCTATCAAAAGGCCTACCTTCCCTATGATCAGGGGCAGATAGAGCTGCCGCAGGCGATTGCGATTGCCGAGCAGCCGCTGAGGCATTTTATGCTGGCGCAGACCCGGGAAACCGACCTGGAGCAGATGCTGAAAATCGCCCAGGAACCCTTGACCCTGACCCAGGAGCAGATCCCCTTCTTTGTGATCCTGCCGGCCTATGTGCTGTCGGAGCTGAAAACCGCCTTTCAGATTGGTTTCCTGCTGTATCTGCCCTTTTTGGTGATAGATCTCGTGGTGGCCAGCGTGTTGATGTCCATGGGGATGATGATGCTGTCGCCGCTGATTATCTCCTTGCCATTCAAGTTGTTAATCTTCGTGTTGGCCGATGGCTGGTCTATGACTGTCAGCACCCTGACGGCCAGCTTCGGATAG